From a region of the Qipengyuania spongiae genome:
- the argC gene encoding N-acetyl-gamma-glutamyl-phosphate reductase: protein MAHRVFVDGAAGTTGLEILDRLKGRTEFELIELPSDRRKDEAARREALNEADVAILCLPDEAAREAVELIDPAAGTRIVDASSAHRTAEGWCYGFPELIGADRVAQARRVSNPGCYPTGFLALLAPLVRAELLPADWPYTVHAVSGYSGGGKALIERFEASGAPTYRAYGLLMGHKHLGEMQLHAGLEHAPLFSPAVIDTHRGMVTEIPLPLAAMDTGTSPVELHGALEEFYDASPIVRVHPDFDRPDEILLMPDAEPRDDIELFVFPAADGTQVRLLARLDNLGKGASGAAIQNLNLMCGLPETAGLKLPQN from the coding sequence ATGGCGCATAGGGTCTTCGTCGACGGCGCGGCGGGGACGACCGGCCTCGAGATCCTGGACCGGCTGAAGGGCCGGACCGAATTCGAACTGATCGAACTCCCATCCGATCGCCGCAAGGACGAAGCCGCCCGGCGCGAGGCGCTGAACGAGGCCGATGTCGCGATCCTCTGCCTGCCGGACGAGGCGGCGCGCGAGGCGGTCGAGCTTATCGATCCCGCCGCAGGCACGCGCATCGTGGACGCATCGAGCGCGCACCGCACGGCCGAGGGCTGGTGCTACGGTTTTCCCGAGCTGATCGGCGCGGACCGGGTGGCGCAGGCTCGCCGGGTGAGCAATCCCGGCTGCTATCCGACCGGGTTCCTCGCCCTGCTGGCGCCCTTGGTGCGCGCCGAATTGCTGCCGGCCGACTGGCCTTACACCGTTCATGCGGTGAGCGGCTATTCCGGCGGCGGCAAGGCGCTGATCGAGCGGTTCGAAGCATCCGGCGCGCCGACCTACCGCGCCTATGGCCTCCTCATGGGGCACAAGCATCTGGGCGAGATGCAGCTCCATGCCGGGCTGGAGCACGCGCCGCTGTTCTCGCCCGCCGTGATCGACACGCATCGCGGCATGGTGACGGAGATACCTCTGCCGCTCGCGGCGATGGATACTGGAACTTCTCCAGTGGAACTGCACGGGGCGCTGGAGGAATTCTACGATGCATCGCCCATCGTCCGCGTGCATCCAGACTTCGATCGGCCGGACGAAATCCTGCTGATGCCCGATGCCGAGCCGCGCGACGATATCGAGCTGTTCGTGTTCCCCGCGGCGGACGGGACGCAGGTAAGACTGCTCGCCCGGCTCGACAATCTCGGCAAGGGGGCAAGCGGCGCGGCGATTCAGAACCTCAATCTGATGTGCGGACTGCCCGAAACCGCCGGGCTCAAGCTGCCGCAAAATTAG
- a CDS encoding leucyl aminopeptidase family protein — MADSEPLIQPDRGQDAIAIHLVNKDGFEGWARNLSVPQRAALQGQKFEGGGYQVGIVPDGEGWFAVGGVADPDELSSWCLAKLAEALPAGTYRLADREAGPALHGWLAAQYVFDRYKKADNSVGPRILLTGDAARIDSAIAEAEAVCMVRDLVNTPAEDMGPAALEAQAEALAKAHKAELKVVRGDALEQDYPMIHAVGRAAARKHEPRLIHLTWGKESDPVLAVVGKGVCFDSGGLDVKSSTGMLLMKKDMGGAAHALALGSLIMGAGLPVRLHLLVPAVENAISGNSFRPGDVLKSRKGLTVEIGNTDAEGRLILGDALTRASEEKPDLIIDFATLTGAARVALGPDYPALMTRRDETANALIEAGKAHDDEPWRLPLPEAYVEWLASDIADTNNAHGNSFAGASVAGLFLDKFVGEGIDWAHFDTFAWRPAPKPGRPKGADAYGLRAAWHMLRARYPGT, encoded by the coding sequence ATGGCCGACAGCGAACCGCTAATCCAGCCCGATCGCGGACAGGATGCGATTGCGATCCATCTGGTGAACAAGGATGGGTTCGAAGGCTGGGCCCGCAACCTTTCCGTGCCGCAGCGTGCCGCCTTGCAGGGCCAGAAGTTCGAAGGTGGCGGCTATCAGGTCGGCATTGTTCCCGATGGCGAAGGCTGGTTCGCGGTCGGCGGCGTCGCGGACCCGGACGAGCTTTCGAGCTGGTGTCTTGCCAAGCTGGCCGAGGCACTGCCCGCCGGCACCTATCGTCTGGCTGACCGCGAGGCCGGCCCTGCCCTGCACGGCTGGCTCGCCGCGCAATATGTGTTCGACCGCTACAAGAAGGCCGACAATTCTGTCGGGCCGCGCATCCTCCTGACCGGCGATGCCGCGCGCATCGACTCTGCGATCGCGGAAGCGGAGGCGGTCTGCATGGTGCGCGACCTGGTCAACACGCCGGCGGAAGACATGGGCCCCGCCGCGCTCGAAGCGCAGGCCGAAGCCCTCGCCAAGGCGCACAAGGCCGAACTGAAAGTCGTTCGGGGCGACGCGCTGGAGCAGGATTACCCGATGATCCATGCCGTCGGCCGGGCCGCCGCACGCAAGCACGAACCGCGCCTGATCCACCTGACCTGGGGCAAGGAAAGCGATCCGGTCCTCGCCGTGGTCGGCAAAGGCGTCTGTTTCGATTCGGGCGGGCTCGACGTGAAGAGCTCGACCGGAATGCTGCTGATGAAGAAGGACATGGGCGGCGCGGCCCATGCGCTTGCACTGGGCAGCCTGATCATGGGCGCGGGGCTGCCGGTCCGGCTGCACCTGCTGGTCCCGGCGGTCGAGAACGCGATCTCCGGCAATTCTTTCCGCCCCGGCGATGTGCTCAAGAGCCGCAAGGGGCTCACGGTCGAGATCGGCAACACCGATGCCGAGGGACGGCTGATCCTGGGCGATGCGCTGACCCGTGCGAGCGAGGAGAAGCCCGACCTCATCATCGACTTCGCCACGCTGACCGGCGCGGCGCGCGTGGCGCTGGGGCCGGACTATCCCGCGCTGATGACCCGGCGCGACGAGACCGCGAACGCACTGATCGAGGCGGGCAAGGCGCATGATGACGAGCCCTGGCGGCTTCCCCTGCCCGAAGCGTATGTCGAATGGCTCGCTTCCGACATCGCCGACACCAACAACGCGCATGGCAATTCCTTTGCCGGAGCGAGCGTGGCGGGACTGTTCCTCGACAAGTTCGTGGGAGAGGGAATCGACTGGGCGCATTTCGACACTTTCGCCTGGCGGCCCGCGCCCAAGCCCGGCCGGCCCAAGGGAGCCGATGCCTATGGCCTGCGCGCCGCATGGCACATGCTGAGGGCACGCTATCCAGGGACATGA
- a CDS encoding DUF4163 domain-containing protein, with product MRTRLFLITALLSSAACSSPDDMKSMVGVEREATSGQAAPSSQQAEPVEFIDNTGEGVTERMFSYSWPAEVSAIEPLAASLAAERDKALAEQKEDYEAALAESPEDCEPCRTRSAETEWKVVANLPRFLSLNADFSNYTGGAHGNHGTRSLVWDREAGQRLDPTAMFRSPAALYGAISRRYCVALNAEREKRRGEPVDPNDEYFGGCPAIDELSVLLGSSDGRTFDRIGLIADPYVAGAYAEGSYEITLPINAAVIDAAKPEYASAFSLGTRK from the coding sequence ATGCGCACCCGCCTGTTCCTCATCACCGCCCTGCTGTCCAGCGCAGCCTGTTCCTCGCCGGATGACATGAAAAGCATGGTCGGGGTGGAGCGGGAGGCGACTTCAGGGCAGGCAGCGCCTTCATCGCAGCAGGCCGAACCAGTCGAATTCATCGACAACACCGGCGAGGGGGTGACCGAACGCATGTTCTCCTATTCCTGGCCGGCCGAAGTGAGCGCGATCGAACCGCTCGCCGCGTCACTGGCGGCCGAACGCGACAAGGCGCTGGCCGAACAGAAGGAGGATTACGAGGCGGCGCTGGCCGAATCCCCCGAGGATTGCGAGCCCTGTCGTACGCGAAGTGCCGAAACCGAGTGGAAAGTTGTCGCAAACCTGCCGCGCTTTCTCAGTTTGAACGCAGATTTCTCCAACTACACGGGCGGCGCGCATGGCAATCACGGTACGAGGAGCCTGGTCTGGGATCGCGAGGCAGGTCAGCGGCTCGATCCGACCGCGATGTTCCGCAGCCCGGCCGCCCTCTACGGCGCGATCTCCCGGCGCTACTGCGTGGCTCTCAATGCGGAGCGGGAGAAGCGCCGGGGCGAACCCGTCGATCCGAACGACGAATATTTCGGAGGCTGCCCGGCGATCGACGAGCTGTCGGTCCTTCTCGGCTCGTCGGACGGCAGGACTTTCGACCGCATCGGCCTGATCGCCGACCCTTATGTCGCGGGCGCCTATGCCGAAGGATCGTACGAGATCACTCTGCCGATTAATGCGGCTGTAATCGACGCGGCGAAGCCCGAATATGCGTCGGCCTTCTCCCTCGGCACTCGCAAATGA
- the map gene encoding type I methionyl aminopeptidase — MTEYQLIEADETVYRDGTIKLHGAEGFGGMRRAGQLAASILDDIATMIEPGVTTAAIDDRVRELTLAGGAVPATMGYRGYAHSCCISINHVICHGIPSEKALKDGDIVNVDVTPLLDGWHGDTSRMFFVGDVALKAKRLVDVTYECLMLGIEAAQPGARLGDIGAAIEAHARQFRYGVVREFCGHGLGRLFHDAPEVIHASQAGTGPELKPGMFFTIEPMINLGKPHAKVLSDGWTAVTRDKSLSAQFEHSIGITETGNEIFTASPKGLHQPPY, encoded by the coding sequence ATGACCGAATATCAGCTGATCGAAGCCGACGAGACCGTCTATCGCGACGGGACCATCAAGCTCCATGGGGCCGAAGGGTTCGGGGGCATGCGCCGCGCGGGCCAGCTCGCTGCCAGCATCCTCGACGATATCGCCACCATGATCGAACCCGGCGTCACCACCGCCGCGATTGACGATCGGGTGCGCGAGCTGACCTTGGCCGGTGGCGCCGTGCCCGCGACCATGGGCTATCGCGGCTATGCGCACAGCTGCTGCATCTCGATCAACCACGTGATCTGTCACGGCATTCCGAGCGAGAAGGCGCTGAAGGACGGCGACATCGTCAATGTCGACGTCACTCCGCTGCTTGATGGCTGGCATGGCGATACCAGCCGCATGTTCTTCGTCGGCGACGTGGCATTGAAGGCGAAGCGGCTGGTCGACGTGACCTACGAATGCCTGATGCTTGGGATCGAGGCGGCGCAGCCCGGCGCGCGGCTCGGCGATATCGGCGCGGCGATCGAGGCGCACGCCCGCCAGTTCCGCTACGGCGTGGTCCGCGAATTCTGCGGCCACGGTCTCGGCCGCCTGTTCCACGATGCGCCCGAGGTGATCCATGCCTCGCAGGCCGGAACCGGGCCGGAGCTGAAGCCCGGCATGTTCTTCACCATCGAGCCGATGATCAATCTCGGCAAGCCGCACGCCAAGGTGCTGAGCGACGGCTGGACCGCCGTGACCCGCGACAAGAGCCTTTCCGCGCAATTCGAGCACTCGATCGGCATCACCGAAACCGGCAACGAGATTTTTACCGCGAGTCCGAAGGGGCTGCACCAGCCGCCTTATTGA
- a CDS encoding VOC family protein, producing the protein MGVTGIGGLFFRADDPEALKAWYAQYLGVAPDGWTPWEQQAGPTIFEPFARSSDYFPAERQHMINFRVTGLDAMLERFRTAGIEVVTKAEWDSPEIGRFARIHDPEGNPIELWEPA; encoded by the coding sequence ATGGGAGTCACGGGGATCGGCGGTTTGTTCTTTCGGGCGGACGATCCCGAAGCGTTGAAGGCCTGGTATGCCCAGTATCTCGGCGTCGCGCCGGACGGCTGGACGCCATGGGAACAGCAGGCCGGACCCACGATCTTCGAACCTTTCGCAAGATCCAGCGACTATTTCCCCGCCGAGCGTCAGCACATGATCAATTTCCGCGTGACCGGTCTTGACGCGATGCTGGAGCGGTTTCGCACCGCAGGCATCGAAGTGGTCACGAAGGCGGAATGGGACAGTCCGGAGATCGGCCGCTTCGCGCGTATCCATGACCCGGAAGGCAACCCGATCGAACTCTGGGAGCCTGCCTAG
- a CDS encoding heme exporter protein CcmB, translating to MIGVLLRRDLAILLPGGRRGGSLLPLLFFLAVAMLFPFAVGPQPDLLARTGGGVIWIAALLAAILPLERLVTADLETGVFDQLHLRGASEELAMASRLFAHWLAFAPLLLIATLPAAALLNLDGEITRRLLLGLLAGTPGLAAIGLAIAALTASLRGGAALSGLMVIPLAIPILIFGAGALSRPDTAGIALAAAISLGLCALAPFAAGAAIRAARES from the coding sequence ATGATCGGCGTCCTGCTCCGCCGCGATCTCGCGATCCTGCTACCGGGCGGGCGGCGTGGGGGGAGCCTGCTGCCGCTGCTGTTCTTCCTGGCCGTGGCAATGCTGTTCCCCTTCGCCGTCGGGCCGCAGCCCGATCTGCTTGCGCGGACTGGCGGGGGCGTGATCTGGATCGCGGCGCTGCTGGCGGCGATCCTTCCACTCGAACGGCTGGTGACAGCCGATCTGGAAACCGGCGTCTTCGATCAACTGCACCTGCGCGGCGCGTCGGAGGAACTGGCGATGGCCAGCCGCCTGTTCGCCCACTGGCTCGCTTTCGCGCCACTGCTGCTCATTGCCACCCTGCCCGCCGCCGCGCTGCTCAATCTGGACGGCGAGATTACGCGCCGACTGCTGCTCGGCCTTCTCGCGGGCACGCCGGGCCTCGCCGCGATCGGCCTCGCCATTGCCGCGCTGACTGCGAGCCTTCGCGGCGGCGCCGCGCTTTCCGGCCTCATGGTCATCCCGCTGGCGATCCCCATCCTGATCTTCGGCGCCGGCGCGCTCTCGCGGCCGGACACAGCGGGCATTGCTCTGGCGGCGGCCATCAGCCTGGGATTGTGTGCACTCGCGCCATTTGCAGCGGGCGCGGCGATCCGGGCGGCGCGGGAAAGCTAG
- the ccmA gene encoding heme ABC exporter ATP-binding protein CcmA, with translation MQPRLAATNLACRRGDRLLFRGLSLELGAGDALHVTGANGVGKSSLIRILAGLLRPFAGAIAREGRVALVDERLALDETVPLGTALGFWSRLDRSLPTLDRVGLADLADVPVRFLSTGQRKRAALARLLAAQAPIWLLDEPLNGLDDEGKRLVEGLISDHCADGGLCLAASHQPIALPDGKTLALRAFAA, from the coding sequence ATGCAACCCCGTCTCGCCGCGACAAACCTCGCCTGCCGACGCGGCGACCGACTCCTGTTCCGCGGCCTTTCGCTCGAACTCGGCGCGGGCGACGCGCTCCATGTCACCGGGGCGAACGGGGTCGGCAAGTCGAGCCTGATCCGCATCTTGGCCGGATTGCTGCGCCCCTTCGCCGGCGCGATAGCGCGCGAGGGACGCGTGGCCCTCGTCGATGAGCGGCTGGCGCTGGACGAGACCGTGCCGCTCGGCACGGCCCTCGGTTTCTGGAGCAGGCTTGACCGCAGCTTGCCGACACTCGATCGCGTGGGCCTTGCCGATCTTGCCGACGTTCCGGTGCGCTTTCTCAGCACGGGCCAGCGCAAGCGCGCCGCGCTCGCCCGTCTGCTGGCTGCGCAGGCGCCCATCTGGCTGCTGGACGAACCGCTCAACGGCTTGGACGATGAGGGCAAGCGGCTGGTGGAAGGTCTGATTTCCGACCATTGCGCGGATGGCGGGCTGTGCCTCGCGGCATCGCACCAGCCCATCGCGCTCCCCGACGGAAAAACGCTCGCCCTCAGGGCGTTCGCCGCATGA
- a CDS encoding 4a-hydroxytetrahydrobiopterin dehydratase, translated as MSVEELSQEERDTWMRALKQWSLAREGKAIERTFEFADFREAWGFMSQVALMAEKRDHHPEWFNVYNKVEITLTTHDAGGLSLRDVNMAKAIDKLV; from the coding sequence ATGTCGGTCGAGGAACTGAGCCAGGAAGAACGCGACACCTGGATGCGCGCGCTCAAGCAATGGTCGCTTGCGCGCGAGGGCAAGGCGATCGAGCGGACATTCGAATTCGCAGACTTTCGCGAGGCATGGGGCTTCATGAGCCAGGTCGCGCTGATGGCGGAAAAGCGCGACCATCACCCCGAATGGTTCAACGTCTACAACAAGGTCGAGATCACGCTGACCACGCACGACGCCGGAGGCCTGTCCCTGCGCGACGTGAACATGGCCAAGGCGATCGACAAGCTGGTCTGA
- a CDS encoding SDR family oxidoreductase — protein sequence MSKRKAIFVTGGASGIGRAIAQRFGREGWFVGLGDVDEHGMLATEDMIGHGFVYHHKFDVRDRAAWDEALDGFATATGGRIDVLANNAGIPLGGSLEENSPEEVERCIDINLKGVFWGAQAALPHLKKTAPGSALINTASAAGIYGTGGASVYSATKFGVRGMTESLDAEWAEHGIKVASVCPSFIETPLLDQSPNTKSNESIRQRVAAAGLELTSPEQVADAVWDAVHGDKLHWLIGKTAKRIAFGARWLPGRVRSQAKSLTRPMGS from the coding sequence ATGAGCAAGCGCAAGGCGATTTTCGTGACCGGCGGCGCGTCGGGGATCGGGCGCGCGATCGCGCAGCGCTTCGGACGCGAGGGCTGGTTCGTCGGGCTCGGCGATGTTGACGAACACGGCATGCTGGCGACCGAGGACATGATCGGCCACGGCTTCGTCTATCACCACAAGTTCGACGTGCGCGACCGCGCCGCCTGGGACGAGGCGCTGGACGGCTTCGCCACCGCGACCGGCGGGCGGATCGACGTGCTGGCCAACAATGCCGGCATCCCGCTCGGCGGATCGCTCGAGGAGAACAGCCCGGAAGAGGTCGAGCGCTGCATCGACATCAATCTCAAAGGCGTATTCTGGGGGGCGCAGGCCGCGCTGCCCCACCTCAAGAAAACCGCGCCCGGCAGCGCTCTGATCAACACCGCGAGCGCCGCGGGGATCTACGGCACCGGCGGCGCCTCGGTCTACTCGGCGACCAAGTTCGGCGTGCGCGGCATGACCGAGAGCCTCGATGCCGAATGGGCGGAGCACGGGATCAAGGTTGCGAGCGTCTGCCCGAGCTTCATCGAAACCCCGCTGCTCGACCAGTCGCCCAATACCAAGTCGAACGAATCCATCCGCCAGCGCGTCGCCGCGGCGGGCCTGGAACTGACCAGTCCGGAACAGGTGGCCGACGCCGTGTGGGACGCGGTGCATGGCGACAAGCTGCACTGGCTGATCGGCAAGACCGCCAAGCGCATCGCCTTCGGTGCGCGCTGGCTGCCGGGCCGGGTGCGCAGCCAGGCCAAGTCGCTGACCCGCCCGATGGGCAGCTGA
- a CDS encoding S9 family peptidase: protein MIRKTRFALLAAAASLSLAACNSMTDERPMTAASTQTVTAPAVAAPLIPRQALFGNPTRTGGQISPDGRYLSWMAPWEGTLNVYVAPADNPSAERRMTSIKDRPPGGYFWAPDGKSILYVRDKGGDENFLLYGVDLESGEETVLTPFEKTRVQVIGASTIQKDKLLIGVNNRDPRFHDVHLLDLNTGKTTLVQQNDSYTGFMADNTLTLRMAMRQNAQGGTDYFPIANGKVAETPIESTTLDDALTTSPAGYTTDGKTLYWIDSRGRDTAALYAQNVATGERRLLAESDKADLGGTLRDPMTGEVLAYSTYYLQNEWTATDPATKASFDFLDSRLEGEWAVQDTTEDNAKWLVANDPVTAPSATYLYDRKAGTLTRFYTSRPELEGAPLQPMYTREITARDGLTLPTYLTLPAGSDPDADGVPDAPVPLVMIVHGGPWARDGYGYNSSHQWLANRGYAVMSVNFRGSTGFGKAFTNAGNKNWRTTMQYDIHDALDWAVQQGITTRDKAAIMGGSYGGYATLANMAFYPEKFACGVDIVGPSNLETLLKTIPPYWEPIIRQFHDRMGDPGTPEGLAALKEMSPLYAADRISKPLLIGQGANDPRVNKAESDQIVEAMEADGIPVTYVLFPDEGHGFREPANNIAFNAVAENFLSTCLGGRAEPVGNTVANSSAQIVTGGEYVRGLGPAAAR from the coding sequence ATGATCCGCAAGACCCGTTTCGCCCTGCTGGCGGCCGCCGCTTCGTTGAGCCTTGCCGCCTGCAATTCCATGACCGACGAGAGGCCGATGACCGCCGCTTCCACCCAAACCGTCACCGCGCCGGCCGTGGCCGCCCCGCTCATTCCCCGCCAGGCGCTGTTCGGCAATCCGACCAGAACCGGCGGGCAGATCAGCCCCGATGGCCGCTACCTCAGCTGGATGGCCCCGTGGGAGGGAACGCTCAACGTCTATGTCGCGCCGGCCGACAATCCCTCCGCCGAGCGGCGAATGACCAGCATCAAGGACCGCCCGCCCGGCGGCTATTTCTGGGCGCCGGACGGCAAGAGCATCCTCTATGTCCGCGACAAGGGCGGCGACGAGAACTTCCTGCTTTACGGGGTCGATCTGGAAAGCGGCGAAGAAACGGTGCTGACGCCGTTCGAGAAGACCCGCGTGCAGGTGATCGGAGCATCGACGATCCAGAAGGACAAGCTGCTGATCGGAGTGAACAATCGCGATCCGCGGTTCCACGACGTCCACCTGCTCGACCTCAACACCGGCAAGACGACGCTGGTCCAGCAGAACGACAGCTATACCGGGTTTATGGCCGACAACACGCTGACCCTGAGGATGGCGATGCGGCAAAACGCGCAGGGCGGAACCGACTATTTCCCGATCGCGAACGGCAAGGTGGCCGAGACGCCGATCGAAAGCACCACGCTCGACGATGCGCTCACCACCAGCCCCGCCGGCTACACCACCGACGGCAAGACGCTGTACTGGATCGACAGCCGCGGCCGCGACACCGCCGCGCTCTACGCCCAAAACGTCGCCACCGGCGAGAGGCGCCTGCTCGCCGAGAGCGACAAGGCGGATCTGGGCGGCACGTTGCGCGACCCGATGACCGGCGAGGTGCTAGCCTATTCGACCTATTACCTGCAGAACGAATGGACCGCGACCGATCCGGCGACCAAAGCTTCCTTCGATTTCCTCGACAGCCGTCTGGAAGGCGAATGGGCCGTGCAGGACACCACCGAAGACAATGCGAAGTGGCTGGTCGCGAACGATCCGGTGACCGCGCCCAGCGCCACCTATCTCTACGACCGCAAGGCGGGGACGCTGACCAGGTTCTACACCAGTCGGCCCGAGCTCGAAGGTGCGCCGCTGCAACCCATGTACACGCGCGAGATCACGGCGCGCGACGGGCTCACCCTGCCGACTTACCTGACCCTGCCGGCAGGAAGCGACCCGGATGCCGACGGCGTGCCCGATGCGCCGGTGCCGCTGGTGATGATCGTCCACGGCGGCCCGTGGGCGCGCGACGGCTACGGTTACAATTCCTCGCATCAGTGGCTCGCCAATCGCGGCTACGCCGTGATGAGCGTTAATTTCCGCGGTTCGACCGGCTTCGGCAAGGCGTTCACCAATGCCGGGAACAAGAACTGGCGCACGACCATGCAGTACGACATCCACGATGCGCTCGACTGGGCCGTGCAACAGGGGATCACCACGCGCGACAAGGCGGCGATCATGGGCGGCAGCTACGGCGGTTATGCCACGCTGGCGAACATGGCCTTCTATCCGGAAAAGTTCGCTTGCGGCGTCGACATCGTCGGCCCCTCCAATCTGGAAACCCTGCTCAAGACGATCCCGCCCTATTGGGAGCCGATCATCCGCCAGTTCCACGACCGCATGGGCGATCCCGGCACGCCGGAAGGACTGGCCGCGCTCAAGGAAATGAGCCCCCTCTACGCGGCCGACCGCATCAGCAAACCGCTGCTAATCGGCCAGGGTGCCAACGATCCGCGCGTTAACAAGGCGGAAAGCGACCAGATCGTCGAGGCGATGGAGGCCGACGGCATCCCGGTGACCTATGTGCTGTTCCCGGACGAGGGCCACGGTTTCCGCGAGCCTGCCAACAATATCGCCTTCAACGCGGTGGCCGAGAACTTCCTTTCCACCTGCCTCGGCGGGAGAGCGGAACCGGTCGGCAACACGGTCGCAAATTCTAGCGCGCAGATCGTGACCGGCGGCGAATATGTGCGGGGACTCGGCCCGGCCGCCGCGCGTTGA
- a CDS encoding DNA-3-methyladenine glycosylase family protein, with translation MGLSAAQLRQGIDTVAAIEPRIARALALVGYPEPRIRPTGYMTMLRTIVGQQVSVAAASSMWSKLEAELGEDFAPQELLVRDFDTLRACGLSRQKQGYARSLCELVVAGEVDFDALPDDDEAAIAELVQIKGIGRWSAEIYLLFAEGRPDIWPAGDLAVQEGVARLLDLEARPAEKETRTLAEPWRPHRGAMAIFTWHCYNNSAL, from the coding sequence ATGGGACTGAGCGCCGCGCAATTGCGTCAGGGCATCGACACGGTGGCCGCAATCGAGCCGCGCATCGCGCGGGCGCTGGCTCTCGTCGGCTATCCCGAACCGCGAATCCGCCCGACCGGTTACATGACCATGCTGCGCACGATCGTCGGGCAGCAGGTTTCGGTCGCCGCCGCCTCGTCGATGTGGAGCAAGCTCGAGGCCGAACTCGGTGAGGATTTCGCGCCCCAGGAACTGCTCGTCCGCGATTTCGACACCCTGCGGGCCTGTGGTCTGTCCCGCCAGAAACAGGGGTATGCCCGGAGCCTGTGCGAACTGGTGGTCGCGGGGGAAGTCGATTTCGACGCCCTTCCCGACGACGACGAGGCGGCGATCGCGGAACTCGTACAGATCAAGGGCATCGGGCGGTGGTCGGCGGAAATCTACCTGCTTTTCGCGGAAGGGCGCCCGGATATCTGGCCGGCCGGCGATCTGGCGGTGCAGGAGGGTGTCGCGCGGTTGCTCGATCTGGAGGCGCGCCCTGCCGAAAAGGAGACGCGGACCCTCGCCGAACCATGGCGCCCGCACCGCGGCGCGATGGCGATCTTCACCTGGCATTGCTACAACAATTCCGCGCTCTAG
- a CDS encoding 2Fe-2S iron-sulfur cluster-binding protein, protein MPKLIVTTREGETSEVEVGDGLTVMEAIRDNGFDELLALCGGCCSCATCHVHVDPSFAERLPEMSEDEDDLLESSDHRNERSRLSCQIPLTAELDGLRVTIAPED, encoded by the coding sequence ATGCCCAAACTGATCGTCACCACCCGCGAAGGCGAAACCTCCGAAGTCGAGGTCGGCGACGGCCTGACCGTTATGGAAGCCATCCGCGACAACGGGTTCGACGAGCTTCTGGCGCTGTGCGGCGGCTGCTGTTCCTGCGCGACCTGCCACGTCCATGTCGACCCGTCCTTCGCCGAGCGCCTGCCGGAGATGAGCGAAGACGAGGACGACCTGCTTGAATCCTCCGACCACCGCAACGAACGCTCGCGGCTGAGCTGTCAGATACCGCTCACCGCCGAACTGGATGGACTGCGCGTCACGATCGCGCCGGAAGACTGA